One Plasmodium vivax chromosome 13, whole genome shotgun sequence genomic region harbors:
- a CDS encoding hypothetical protein, conserved (encoded by transcript PVX_084450A): protein MRRNILRNFFLSKKNVKILDVHKREFLSKPLLNNGMTHRCSVLLRGSNNWLARSQGKKAACFFSTEKDQLSSFSKEQIEEKVLAVLKKYIPPDVEINYNEELEKCKTKDNRAWDFLDTVEFLIDIESEFNITIPDETADNIKTVQEVIDYLVQLNIKKT, encoded by the exons atgaggagaaatATACttagaaattttttccttagcaaaaaaaatgtcaaaatttTGGATGTACACAAAAGGGAATTCCTTAGCAAGCCTCTGTTAAATAATGGAATGACACACCGGTGCAGTGTGCTCCTTAGAGGTAGTAACAACTGGCTTGCAAGAAGCCAAGGGAAGAAGGCAGCCTGCTTTTTCTCAACAGAGAAAGATCAGTTGAGCTCCTTCAGCAAAGAACAGATTGAGGAGAAGGTGTTGGCCGTgctaaaaaagtatataccCCCCGATGtagaaattaattataatgaagaattggaaaaatgtaaaacgaAAGATAATAGAGCTTGGGACTTCCTGGATACCGTCGAGTTTTTAATAGAT ATCGAATCTGAATTTAACATCACCATACCGGACGAAACAGCGGACAACATCAAAACTGTGCAAGAAGTAATCGACTATTTGGTTCAGCTGAACATTAAGAAGACATAG
- a CDS encoding cysteine repeat modular protein, putative (encoded by transcript PVX_084445A), with product MYEMYGSPSYSLDSDLCVADGSTRCCPSCALPFSPGREVLSASIFCHHDEFIKRGNCRFVGHLTDEQWCSQPNLTPHRAKEGAPLVAAGEEKGEMPPRESLISRPLPSRPLPSRPLTISRREPHVQPDSASTSRKQTRRCLAEFINVETSPKGEKKGDAVGGKFQRGSPNDYLAGKQNREEGARNVYRQEPSEGSGYEVESEPSKDVTTSLKWLFLNKKKNKGEENVRNNLSKNIEHTSEFIEKFNPMEKPTLPHILADQMFIITKNLLSTMEIKGNGLDKFKYQSILIYDSFENCKGTVRAQVYIQDVSPFRILTKNFMINKLGMFSICIEMEEVKYAALLKVQSNLIKQITPPNEASTVSAFNCALGKSAMLMPEESKVGIVEKIGENLSQKSYPYNILGKILWKEIKILACSSSENYIVILEMNYIIVVNSHLNAVHEIITHFLTKPVGIFLDNHIIYVTDADRKNVFRYMSEHILKTTAASLVFLDGSEQGEGGNGVKAPPPEYHTPGETNGRRTYARKKKRSYLSSLGRIFLEEKRSDHTDYLINGESYLITHLRDLYKVRRYKRNEAKLKGLLSKSVTMVYPAGIVVEKEKVYFVDTALHMLFCFSLKENRIVETFGYLNAPVMSDKGLNKPFSLALFHVTNWKKSLLFLSELSSSRILIFEINKSIKLYLTYSDLPLDIATSIVVTPQFLIVCGLKRSKENYVNYVTYVKIEELCEFEIAYNEFEYALHYGQMVNMTPLKMSKNIKKFTLRQYENKTNQNIDTGLNINKHSGMISGKVKISAWFHMEIVVYDYFKKITLNFQNFISSCPKGFFFESKNCVPCPIGHYTTFADRLKCTSCESYKKNSTTSYTGSISRNECLCKAGYYLKDNKRSCVKCPAGYYKDQVGDFKCQSTCENMKASIVEGAASYEELKCACKDGYYTDAQSKCVLCHLNNYCIYNPNAPIYKADVIPCKEHMVTLKRGSTSPKECICSVGYYYEKETDTCKPCSYDTYKPNQGNEECTPFVTNPVSTQEFLPNENYIEHSNVFLRKTSNVIISPKKGNSSFRSANFCETGYFYSKNKSICSICRYNGYCKGLHNAVTVCPKNSVTVKLKSVTSLDCLCEKGYGRITINKHKLFNILCVPCPYNTFQPHHSSGECIPCPAYTFTISVRSTSITDCLPQNGYYNMFFQYIYHHSMERLVQNVPRFLQQYRHYLSGQYREGREAHLRGGQPSGGSHIDHVCEVPNEDSPLSLHHLTRKMTRGGKTHGDHEEDHHNAQWKRYDKPHSTSGYKKDLAKARMPKISNSIRNLKGTYSNAFYTNYLKNVILMDSSKMGRFIQQEGSIFSLANSPAGEVYPGGIPKDQREPRQEDTKGAPPKGESILMKDGTEHSPVVPTAEEAASNAPDDRNSYLKGKALLSEEMKADVRKFNFIAEKKNDILTMIKTREETYIENRRKDISYECYEMERAIIIQKNVYVSTIPENDLISCLNTCISNIYCTGIEMDRTVGHGKTDLLFFLNRSDGTKMLHFFKCHLYFYEEIESYYKKENLKRVEDIQQYDDADRITGCIVQKNEMLKLWKVYNFDICPNNYYCPEKSFKKKKCPLNSVKKNFQGTIEDCLCSPGYSLQKNLNLCVPCEKGTYKDSTSNGKCVKCPLNLTTSSEASSSQYDCVCREGYYFQGRFSMKLVDLKMERAMIEGIKKTKENKISSLPSGQNKVEGLFFQVKSPRRRQKFAKMVQPLLGESPQGTTREREPPRGDNTSVIEENDVISTLERSFTQMGDTPVHVSQTPHAVQKHYNALPSVDFLSNKSDDRVDGLLYGTCIKCPDKMFCPGFWYTNFERELHHPPIFCPKGSVVPKTTLESTDVHKCICGKGYSINVQNGHHIRGSDGSDGSDGSDGSGGNGSSSEMCVKCQERYYKDVVDNSPCAGLCMEFSTSFQGSISKKQCFCARGKYMIHESSHEMKCVNCSKGALCIGGLKYKSLKNLIQDSSYTDIEIDDHVTPFPQKGYFATFELKHEDFAWSPLNSLNLQINNYDKGDIIIRNKIAKQLFGRRISHLTVERSDPNGGITNHKMELKSGREKKLDYPPSKESISLVEAGITHILVNEKLEKLKYKNEYLTVERIPDFHLCPISKRCVGGVDNMCAHGSEGYLCNNCSKGYDTIYFRSQCFKCKKTKTELMDLLARKIFFYMIVFFLIYLNYFCYVKRNFVFIGIFKIWYFFIICFLPYIHIVESNHNSLPNHLFYFQFFITLPMRFLTHYLKLNCFVNSYSNQQYIHIWYIQRYIKIAEPMIDCAVLTGVFLTIYLVYTRLKGKQISTVEKVIAKQINKVHSRGYYQHRSDFYYQYYQKHVIDTINDKKAKEDWWSRKWANASFEREQSSCGEAAKGKVAKKPPHDSSTMGGNTTQCGSSAELSTSGDSLRAGKVAKKELSSSNENLYNFDEEFLPRDASNYCLKENIAKDKYWTYMCALNIYNIRAFGLFRYIHPSSISTFSRLKRILSDLKVLYIIVLYIYFPFTLISLLELVWCQPVKYKNKAPILILYHMPSQVCNWKNQLFASGVIFSSVFFLMYLLLFILSFYGTLKNFKIFGSYAKRVRSYFLFNGYNYQNRCWDLFNVVKVMFVAISFTCQLYTKRSHNAKYFICCCIVFILITEVTLILMYSPYDKRSNNILRKLSLLSTFSILITYLSVQFSFFFNFPITNALPFVLFVYFHLYMGNKIVLEFAIYRNIFKRKEEKEDQQDAGREAEGLLNEQSFFNFAKQKSSQNGVPLGLHADDGDGSVPQNGCSDGGEKGKKKTSFPFFPLSSPYPSIFRHCNLCDLLLRANNIPFYSILFNEQGEEIFIFEKGPTKCKYEEIVKKVKMNTTERSQTGVISLDLLYYNIRDPSRQSLSNVNYVDLNKSTTNWSQLMGEGKLSNNYEKFWKREKEYPREGDNYPHGEVDKENSRRAIPPINITHFINCLIEAINILFVNQSYNQISVEWISFVTRFSICFIHWMKNHDENLVNLVPVNKKQFEMKKRNLLFYSLFSSYAEVYSLHSTIGDNNKFEEFKKNFVQAENLEQFYIYLNEANKKSPGEKPAYRQSDDEEKSDCYTPLNFLDDEFYRCEQDIIKLLFDENIFKNLSISIVEFFFSIYMIQFIESKRLSILIFLFCEKKNYLSREKQFLKMIEARKKDIQLIMYSQNNKQMYDFVENNYLNEYNRGLRKKIKKLQNLIRKKEKAALKQEEVKSVTRVQGNKANKISNANAYFVQTLKKLLDDSSATARRHTGGAKRNPHERAPQ from the exons ATGTATGAAATGTATGGAAGCCCTAGTTACAGCCTTGACAGCGATTTGTGCGTGGCAGATGGTTCGACCAGGTGCTGTCCAAGTTGCGCTCTGCCTTTTTCACCAGGTAGAGAAGTGTTAAGcgcttcaattttttgccacCATGATGAATTTATTAAGAGGGGAAATTGCCGCTTTGTAGGGCACCTTACGGATGAGCAATG GTGTAGTCAACCCAATCTGACGCCACACAGGGCCAAGGAGGGCGCCCCTTTGGTGGCGGCCGGtgaggaaaagggggaaatgccaCCAAGGGAGTCACTCATCAGCAGACCGCTCCCCAGCAGGCCGCTCCCCAGCAGGCCACTCACCATTTCGCGAAGAGAACCGCATGTGCAGCCCGATTCAGCGTCCACTTCACGAAAGCAAACACGACGGTGCCTCGCGGAGTTCATCAACGTAGAGACAAGtccaaaaggagagaaaaaaggagacgcAGTAGGGGGGAAATTCCAAAGAGGGTCGCCAAATGATTATCTAGCGGGTAAGCAGAACAGGGAGGAGGGTGCCAGAAATGTATACAGGCAAGAACCGAGTGAGGGGTCCGGCTACGAGGTGGAATCTGAGCCAAGTAAAGACGTAACCACATCGTTAAAGTGGCtctttttaaacaaaaaaaaaaataaaggagaggaaaatgTAAGGAACAACCTTTCGAAGAATATTGAGCATACATCAGAATTTATTGAAAAGTTCAACCCTATGGAGAAGCCAACCCTCCCGCATATACTGGCCGACCAAATGTTCATAATAACGAAAAATTTACTGTCAACGATGGAAATTAAAGGAAATGGATTGGACAAATTTAAGTACCAAAGTATTTTGATATATGATTCATTCGAAAATTGTAAAGGGACTGTCCGTGCGCAGGTCTACATACAGGACGTTTCTCCATTTCgcatattaacaaaaaattttatgataaacAAATTGGGAATGTTTTCCATTTGCATcgaaatggaagaagtgAAATATGCGGCCTTGTTAAAAGTGCAAAGCAACTTAATTAAGCAGATCACCCCACCAAATGAAGCAAGCACAGTATCTGCATTCAACTGCGCCCTGGGGAAATCAGCCATGCTCATGCCTGAAGAGAGCAAAGTGGGAATTGTAGAAAAGATTGGAGAAAATTTGTCGCAAAAAAGCTACCCTTATAACATCCTGGGTAAAATTTTGtggaaagaaataaaaatattggcATGCTCTTCCAGCGAAAATTATATCGTCATCTTAgaaatgaattatataatcGTCGTCAATTCGCACCTCAACGCTGTACACGAAATTATTACTCACTTTTTGACCAAGCCGGTTGGGATATTTCTAGACAACCACATTATATACGTCACGGACGCGGACAGGAAGAATGTTTTCAGGTACATGTCGGAGCATATACTCAAGACGACCGCCGCGTCGTTGGTCTTCCTCGACGGGAGTGAGCagggggaaggaggaaaCGGGGTGAAAGCTCCACCACCTGAGTACCACACTCCCGGCGAAACAAACGGGCGCCGCACCTACgcgaggaagaaaaaacggagCTACCTCTCCTCCCTGGGGAGGATCTTcctggaagaaaaaagaagcgacCATACAGACTACTTAATAAATGGGGAAAGCTACCTAATAACCCACCTGAGGGATCTGTACAAAGTAAGGAGATACAAAAGAAACGAGGCAAAACTGAAAGGGCTCCTGTCTAAAAGTGTGACAATGGTTTACCCTGCAGGAATTGTtgtggagaaggagaaggtaTATTTCGTAGACACGGCACTGCATATGCtattctgcttctccttaaAAGAAAACAGAATTGTTGAGACTTTTGGTTATCTAAACGCTCCAGTCATGAGCGACAAGGGGTTGAACAAGCCCTTTTCCTTAGCCCTATTTCATGTGACGAACTGGAAAAAGAGCCTCCTCTTTTTGAGCGAACTGTCCAGCTCTAGAATCCTAATATTTGAAATAAACAAATCGATCAAGCTATACCTAACGTATAGTGACCTCCCCCTTGACATCGCCACCTCCATTGTCGTGACGCCACAATTTTTAATCGTCTGCGGattaaaaagaagcaaagaaaattatGTGAACTACGTCACATACGTAAAGATCGAAGAGTTGTGCGAATTTGAAATTGCGTATAACGAATTCGAATATGCCCTGCATTATGGCCAAATGGTAAATATGACTCCTCTGAAGATgagcaaaaatattaaaaagtttacCCTTAGACAGTACGAAAATAAAACCAATCAAAATATAGACACTGGGTTGAATATAAACAAACACAGCGGAATGATAAGTGGGAAGGTAAAGATCTCCGCGTGGTTCCACATGGAAATTGTCGTTTACGATTACTTCAAGAAAATCACCCTAAACTTTCAAAACTTTATCTCTTCATGTCCGAAGGGATTCTTTTTTGAGTCAAAAAATTGCGTCCCTTGTCCTATAGGGCACTACACTACATTTGCCGATAGACTCAAATGCACCAGTTGTGAgagctacaaaaaaaattctaccACCTCTTACACGGGATCTATATCCAGAAATGAGTGCTTGTGTAAAGCTGGGTACTACTTGAAGGACAATAAAAGGTCCTGCGTAAAATGCCCAGCAGGATACTATAAAGACCAAGTTGGGGATTTCAAATGTCAGTCTACATGTGAAAATATGAAAGCAAGTATTGTCGAAGGAGCAGCTAGCTATGAAGAATTAAAGTGTGCATGCAAAGATGGCTACTATACAGATGCTCAATCCAAATGTGTTCTGTGCCACTTGAACAACTATTGCATTTACAACCCAAACGCGCCCATCTACAAAGCGGATGTTATCCCATGTAAGGAACACATGGTaactttaaaaaggggatcCACTTCCCCTAAGGAGTGTATCTGCTCCGTTGGCTATTACTACGAAAAGGAAACAGACACATGCAAGCCATGTTCATATGACACGTATAAACCAAACCAAGGCAATGAGGAGTGCACACCCTTTGTAACCAACCCGGTATCCACACAAGAATTTCTGCCCAACGAAAATTACATTGAACATTCAAATGTGTTCTTAAGAAAAACGTCAAACGTTATTATTTCCCCCAAGAAAGGGAACTCCTCTTTCCGTAGTGCTAATTTTTGCGAAACTGGGTACTTCTACAGCAAGAATAAGTCCATTTGTTCCATTTGCAGGTACAATGGCTACTGCAAAGGGCTCCACAATGCAGTTACTGTGTGCCCCAAAAATTCAGTCACCGTCAAGTTGAAGAGTGTCACGTCTCTAGACTGTTTATGCGAAAAGGGATATGGGCGAATAACCATTAACAAGCACAAGTTATTCAACATATTATGTGTGCCTTGTCCGTACAACACTTTCCAGCCTCACCACTCCTCTGGCGAATGCATTCCTTGCCCTGCTTACACGTTTACCATTTCTGTAAGGTCTACGTCCATCACGGATTGCTTGCCTCAAAATGGATACTACAACATGTTCTTTCAGTATATATACCATCATTCGATGGAGCGCCTCGTGCAAAATGTGCCTCGTTTTTTGCAGCAGTACCGTCACTACTTGAGCGGTCAGTACAGGGAGGGTAGGGAGGCGCATCTGCGGGGAGGGCAGCCAAGTGGGGGTAGCCATATCGACCACGTGTGTGAAGTACCTAATGAAGACAGTCCCCTATCACTGCACCATCTCACTCGAAAGATGacccgggggggaaaaacccaTGGGGATCACGAGGAAGATCATCACAACGCACAGTGGAAGCGGTACGACAAGCCACACAGCACAAGTGGGTACAAAAAAGACCTCGCTAAAGCGAGAATGCCCAAAATTAGTAACAGCATACGCAACTTGAAGGGAACGTACAGCAACGCGTTTTACACGAATTACCTCAAAAATGTGATTCTCATGGATAGTTCAAAAATGGGCCGTTTTATTCAGCAGGAGGGCTCCATATTTTCGCTAGCTAACTCCCCAGCAGGGGAGGTCTACCCTGGGGGAATTCCTAAGGACCAGCGTGAGCCACGTCAGGAAGACACCAAAGGGGCacctccaaaaggggaaagcatACTAATGAAAGATGGAACGGAGCACTCCCCTGTAGTGCCCACCGCTGAAGAAGCGGCGTCAAACGCACCCGATGATAgaaattcatatttaaaaggaaaagctcTACTGTCAGAGGAGATGAAAGCAGATGTACGCAAATTCAACTTCATAGCAGAGAAGAAGAACGACATACTGACGATGATCAAGACGAGGGAAGAAACCTACATCGAAAATAGGCGAAAGGATATATCTTACGAGTGCTACGAAATGGAAAGGGcaataattatacaaaaaaatgtatacgtATCTACCATCCCCGAAAATGATCTCATAAGTTGCCTTAACACATGCATCTCGAACATATACTGCACAGGGATAGAAATGGATAGAACAGTTGGCCACGGAAAGACGGACTTATTGTTCTTCCTAAACAGAAGTGATGGGACGAAAATGCTCCACTTTTTCAAATgccatttgtatttttatgaGGAAATTGAGTCGTactataaaaaggaaaatttgaaaagagtAGAAGATATACAACAGTATGATGATGCGGATAGGATAACCGGCTGCATAGTTCAAAAGAACGAAATGCTAAAATTGTGGAAGGTGTACAATTTTGATATATGTCCAAATAACTATTATTGTCCTGaaaaatcatttaaaaagaaaaagtgccCCTTAAAttcagttaaaaaaaacttccagGGAACTATCGAAGATTGCCTCTGCTCTCCGGGGTACTCTTtgcagaaaaatttaaacctTTGCGTACCATGTGAGAAGGGAACGTACAAGGATTCTACATCGAATGGCAAGTGCGTCAAGTGTCCTCTTAACTTAACCACTTCTTCGGAAGCTTCTAGTTCCCAGTACGATTGCGTTTGCAGAGAAGGCTACTATTTTCAGGGGCGCTTCAGCATGAAATTGGTAGACTTAAAAATGGAGCGAGCCATGATTGAAGGGattaaaaaaacgaaagagaACAAAATTTCATCTCTACCAAGTGGGCAAAACAAAGTGGagggtcttttttttcaagtgaaGTCACCACGAAGGAGGCaaaaatttgccaaaatggtGCAACCACTTTTAGGGGAAAGTCCGCAGGGGACGACCAGAGAAAGGGAACCCCCAAGGGGTGACAACACAAGTGTGattgaagaaaatgatgtGATTTCCACACTCGAGAGAAGCttcacccaaatgggggataCCCCGGTACATGTTTCGCAAACCCCGCATGCAGTGCAAAAACATTATAATGCACTCCCCAGTGTGGATTTTCTTTCCAACAAATCTGATGACAGAGTGGACGGTTTACTCTACGGGACGTGCATTAAATGCCCCGATAAAATGTTCTGTCCAGGCTTTTGGTATACAAATTTCGAAAGGGAACTTCATCACCCTCCTATATTTTGCCCCAAGGGATCTGTCGTACCTAAGACGACCTTAGAATCGACGGACGTGCACAAGTGCATATGCGGCAAAGGGTACAGcataaatgtgcaaaatggccaCCACATCAGAGGCAGCGATGGAAGTGACGGGAGCGACGGGAGTGACGGAAGCGGCGGCAACGGCAGTAGCAGCGAGATGTGCGTGAAGTGCCAAGAGAGGTACTACAAAGACGTTGTGGATAATTCCCCCTGCGCTGGCCTATGCATGGAGTTTTCGACCTCCTTCCAAGGATCTATCAGCAAAAAACAGTGCTTTTGTGCCAGGGGCAAATACATGATACATGAGTCCTCCCACGAAATGAAGTGCGTCAACTGTTCCAAAGGGGCCCTATGCATTGGTGGTCTGAAATACAAGTCgcttaaaaatttaatccaAGACTCGAGCTACACAGACATAGAGATTGACGATCATGTTACTCCTTTCCCTCAGAAGGGGTACTTCGCCACCTTTGAATTAAAACATGAAGATTTCGCGTGGTCCCCCCTGAACTCGCTAAATCTGCAGATAAATAATTACGATAAGGGGGATATCATAATTAGGAACAAAATTGCTAAGCAGCTATTTGGCCGACGGATAAGCCATCTTACTGTAGAGAGGAGTGACCCGAATGGTGGGATAACGAACCACAAAATGGAGCTCAAAtcaggaagagaaaaaaaacttgatTACCCCCCCAGTAAAGAAAGCATCTCACTAGTCGAAGCAGGCATAACGCATATCCTAGTTAACGAAAAATTGGAGAAgctaaaatacaaaaatgagtACCTAACTGTGGAGAGAATTCCAGACTTCCATTTGTGCCCAATTAGTAAAAGGTGCGTAGGGGGGGTAGACAATATGTGCGCCCACGGGTCGGAAGGGTACTTATGCAACAACTGCTCAAAGGGATATGACACGATTTACTTTAGATCCCAATGCtttaaatgcaaaaagaCAAAAACGGAACTGATGGATTTATTGGctaggaaaatatttttctacaTGATagtattctttttaatatatttaaattacttCTGCTATGTGAAAAGGAACTTTGTATTTATAGGCATATTCAAAATATGGTACTTTTTCATCATCTGCTTTTTGCCCTACATCCACATAGTAGAGTCCAACCATAACTCGCTGCCAAACCATCTGTTCTACTTCCAGTTCTTTATCACTCTCCCTATGAGATTCCTCACCCATTATTTGAAGCTTAACTGCTTCGTGAATTCGTATAGCAACCAGCagtatatacacatatggtACATCCAGAGGTACATCAAAATCGCGGAGCCCATGATTGATTGCGCTGTGTTGACTGGCGTCTTCTTAACCATCTACCTGGTGTACACTCGGCTcaaggggaagcaaattAGCACCGTGGAAAAGGTCATTGCCAAGCAGATTAACAAAGTGCACTCCAGGGGGTACTACCAGCACCGCTCCGACTTCTACTACCAGTACTACCAAAAGCACGTTATTGACACGATTAACGATAAGAAGGCGAAGGAGGATTGGTGGTCCAGGAAGTGGGCCAATGCCTCCTTCGAGCGGGAGCAGTCCTCCTGTGGGGAggcggcaaaggggaaggtgGCAAAAAAGCCTCCACACGATAGCAGCACAATGGGCGGAAACACCACACAGTGCGGCAGCAGCGCCGAGCTGTCCACCTCCGGCGACTCGCTGCGCGCCGGGAAAGTGGCGAAGAAGGAACTATCCTCCAGCAACGAGAATCTGTACAATTTTGACGAAGAGTTCTTGCCTAGGGATGCTTCAAATTATTGTCTGAAGGAAAACATAGCAAAGGATAAATACTGGACGTACATGTGCGCGCTTAATATCTACAACATTAGGGCCTTTGGCTTATTTCGCTACATACACCCGTCTAGTATCAGCACGTTTAGTAGATTAAAACGAATTCTCTCCGATTTGAAAGTCCTCTACATCATCGTTTTGTATATATACTTCCCATTTACCCTTATTAGCCTGTTAGAGCTGGTGTGGTGCCAGCCAGTAAAGTACAAGAATAAGGCACCCATTCTCATTCTCTACCACATGCCTTCCCAAGTGTGCAATTGGAAGAATCAATTATTTGCATCAGGAGTGATTTTCTCTTccgttttcttcctcatgtatttacttttatttatcCTTTCGTTTTATGGCACTttgaagaattttaaaatatttggctCGTATGCAAAGAGAGTGCGGAGCTACTTCCTCTTCAATGGGTACAATTACCAGAACCGGTGTTGGGACCTCTTCAACGTGGTCAAGGTGATGTTCGTGGCCATTTCCTTCACTTGTCAATTGTACACCAAGAGGAGTCACAACGCCAAGTATTTCATCTGCTGCTGCATCGTGTTTATCCTAATCACAGAAGTGACTCTCATTTTGATGTACTCTCCTTACGACAAACGGTCGAATAACATTTTGCGCAAGTTAAGTTTGTTATCTACCTTTTCCATATTGATAACGTATCTGAGTGTCCAattcagttttttctttaatttcccCATCACGAATGCTTTGCCGTTCGTTTTATTTGTCTACTTTCACCTCTACATGGGCAACAAGATTGTACTAGAGTTTGCCATTTACAGGAATATTTTcaagaggaaggaggagaaagaggATCAGCAGGACGCAGGGAGAGAAGCAGAGGGGTTGCTGAATGAGCAGTCCTTCTTCAACTTTGCAAAGCAGAAGAGTAGCCAGAATGGGGTCCCCCTCGGCCTCCACGCAGATGATGGGGACGGAAGTGTGCCGCAGAACGGTTGCAGcgacgggggggagaagggaaaaaaaaaaacttccttCCCGTTCTTCCCGCTCTCCTCTCCGTACCCGTCCATCTTCCGCCACTGCAACCTGTGCGACCTCCTCCTACGCGCGAATAACATCCCGTTTTATTCCATCCTTTTCAACgagcagggggaggaaattttcatatttgaAAAGGGGCCCACCAAATGTAAGTACGAAGAGATTgtgaaaaaggtaaaaatgaacaccaCGGAGAGGTCCCAAACGGGGGTAATAAGCCTAGATTTGCTTTACTACAATATTAGGGACCCCTCCAGACAGTCCCTCTCCAATGTTAACTACGTAGACCTGAACAAGTCGACCACGAACTGGTCTCAACTTATGGGTGAAGGAAAACTATCcaataattatgaaaaattttggaagagagaaaaagagTACCCCAGGGAGGGGGACAACTACCCACATGGTGAAGtagataaagaaaattcaAGACGGGCCATCCCACCAATTAATATAActcattttataaattgcCTAATTGAAGCCATCAACATTCTGTTCGTTAATCAGTCGTATAACCAAATAAGCGTAGAATGGATTAGCTTCGTTACGAGATTTTCCATCTGCTTCATACACTGGATGAAGAACCACGACGAGAACTTAGTGAATCTAGTCCCGGTTAATAAGAAGCAAttcgaaatgaagaaaagaaatctGCTATTCTATTCCCTTTTCAGTTCCTACGCAGAAGTTTATTCTCTCCACTCCACCATTGGTGATAATAACAAATTTGAGGAATTCAAAAAGAATTTCGTACAGGCGGAAAATTTGGAACAATTTTACATCTACCTGAATGAAGCAAACAAGAAGAGCCCCGGGGAAAAACCCGCTTACAGACAAAgtgatgatgaagaaaaatccGACTGTTACACGCCTCTTAACTTTCTAGATGATGAATTTTACAGATGTGAGCAAGACATAATTAAACTActttttgatgaaaatatttttaaaaacttgtCCATCTCCATCGTGGAATTCTTCTTCTCAATTTATATGATTCAGTTTATCGAAAGTAAGcgcctctccattttgatcttcctcttctgcgaaaaaaaaaactacttgAGTAGGGAAAAGCAATTCCTAAAAATGATCGAAGCGAGGAAAAAGGACATCCAACTTATTATGTACTCGCAGAACAACAAGCAAATGTACGATTTTgtggaaaataattatctGAATGAGTACAATCGGGGTTTAcgaaagaaaataaaaaaactacaaaacTTAAtcaggaagaaggagaaggccgCTCTCAAACAGGAAGAGGTGAAGAGCGTCACGCGTGTGCAGGGAAATAAGGCCAACAAAATCAGCAACGCGAATGCGTACTTCGTCCAGACGCTGAAGAAGCTCCTCGACGATTCCTCCGCCACCGCGCGCAGGCACACGGGCGGCGCAAAGAGAAACCCCCACGAGAGAGCGCCCCAGTGA